One stretch of Bacteroidales bacterium DNA includes these proteins:
- a CDS encoding phosphotransferase: protein MWNVGCGMSDVGCRMSDVGCGMSNVGCGMLNVEC, encoded by the coding sequence ATGTGGAATGTCGGATGTGGGATGTCGGATGTCGGATGTCGGATGTCGGATGTCGGATGTGGGATGTCGAATGTCGGATGTGGAATGTTGAATGTTGAATGTTGA
- a CDS encoding LysR family transcriptional regulator: MEKFSNIQPAYKIWLSNDLGEGILGDGKWKILEKIESCGSLVQACEELGITYRRTWNDLKKIESQLGFKIIEASRGGADGGSTHLTADGIKLIKAFQHFHQRVDRIMTDEFNHFLTELRNEQP; the protein is encoded by the coding sequence ATGGAGAAATTCAGCAATATTCAACCTGCCTATAAAATCTGGTTATCCAACGACCTGGGAGAGGGTATCCTGGGAGATGGAAAATGGAAGATCCTGGAAAAAATCGAATCCTGCGGCTCCCTTGTCCAGGCTTGCGAAGAGTTGGGGATCACCTATCGGCGCACCTGGAATGATTTAAAGAAAATAGAAAGCCAGTTAGGATTCAAAATCATTGAAGCCAGCCGGGGTGGCGCAGATGGTGGCAGTACACACCTCACCGCCGATGGTATAAAACTCATCAAAGCTTTCCAGCATTTCCATCAAAGGGTAGATCGGATCATGACTGATGAATTCAATCATTTCCTGACTGAGTTAAGGAATGAACAACCATAA
- the purE gene encoding 5-(carboxyamino)imidazole ribonucleotide mutase, translating into MKALVSIIMGSTSDLPVMEAAAKVLNELKVPFEMNALSAHRTPEKVEEFATQAADKGIKVIIAGAGMAAHLPGVIAAFTPIPVIGVPVKSSFDGLDSLLAIVQMPPGIPVATVAVNGAQNAGILAAQIIATADVELARRVLEYKENLKKKIIQANEELKNVKFDFKVD; encoded by the coding sequence ATGAAAGCCTTAGTTAGTATCATCATGGGCAGTACCAGCGATTTGCCGGTTATGGAAGCTGCTGCCAAAGTTCTCAATGAATTGAAGGTCCCTTTTGAAATGAATGCCCTTTCTGCTCATCGAACTCCTGAAAAAGTGGAAGAGTTTGCTACCCAGGCTGCCGATAAAGGAATAAAGGTCATCATTGCCGGTGCCGGAATGGCCGCTCACCTTCCTGGGGTAATAGCTGCTTTTACCCCGATCCCGGTGATTGGTGTGCCAGTGAAATCCTCTTTCGATGGACTCGATTCTCTCCTGGCAATCGTCCAGATGCCCCCGGGGATCCCGGTGGCTACAGTAGCTGTTAATGGCGCCCAGAATGCCGGGATCCTGGCTGCACAGATTATTGCAACTGCAGATGTTGAACTTGCCAGACGGGTATTGGAGTACAAAGAGAACCTGAAAAAGAAAATTATACAGGCTAATGAAGAACTGAAGAATGTTAAATTTGACTTCAAGGTCGATTAA
- a CDS encoding radical SAM protein, translated as MPTIIFKPTEACNSSCIYCDVVTRKAPKTMKTDLLELIFVRMDEYLKQEINERITLIWHGGEPLLLGADYFRKAIGFQQKYCAETSDRIEHAIQSNLTLLNQEFVDIFRSMGINQIGTSFEPIANIRGPGVKRDSEWYNRKFMQGLTCWQRIIWVGDLFMW; from the coding sequence ATGCCAACTATAATATTTAAACCCACAGAAGCATGTAACTCATCCTGCATTTATTGTGATGTAGTTACCCGAAAAGCTCCCAAAACCATGAAAACGGATTTGCTGGAGCTGATCTTCGTTCGCATGGATGAGTATCTTAAACAGGAGATAAATGAACGGATTACGCTGATCTGGCATGGAGGAGAACCTTTGCTGCTTGGAGCCGATTACTTCAGGAAAGCCATCGGATTCCAGCAAAAATACTGTGCAGAAACATCGGATCGGATCGAACATGCCATTCAATCAAACCTGACACTGCTCAACCAGGAATTCGTGGATATATTCCGGTCGATGGGGATTAACCAGATAGGCACAAGTTTTGAACCTATTGCCAATATTCGTGGTCCCGGTGTGAAACGTGACTCTGAATGGTATAACCGGAAGTTCATGCAGGGATTAACCTGCTGGCAAAGAATAATATGGGTTGGGGATTTATTTATGTGGTAA
- a CDS encoding adenylate kinase, producing the protein MLNIALFGPPGAGKGTQSQALIEKYNLAYISTGDLLRQEISEETALGMQVKEIIAGGSLVSDEIMIELIEKKIVQSVDRDGILFDGFPRTLVQAYILDGLLLKLNTQLSCMLSLEVPREELIQRLMERGKSSGRSDDTEDVIKFRLQEYENKTSPVKGYYQERNLYFPINGVGPIPEISERLTKSIEQTLQKEWFNLILSGPPGSGKGTQGNMLAKKFNLYYISTGSLLRKEVKADSEIGRKVKDIIDLGDLVPDEIVIQLIEREIKMHNHVKGFIFKGFPRTVLQAYILDGLLRRMNMNVSCVIELSAPTLEMIKRLDRRSRSDRARPYDLSTELIIHRLEEYESKTTRVMELYQRQNKHMIMDAMGTNEEIFERLSLSVEAKMKKAR; encoded by the coding sequence ATGCTTAATATTGCACTTTTTGGCCCTCCGGGGGCAGGTAAGGGAACCCAATCCCAGGCATTGATTGAAAAATACAACCTGGCTTATATCTCTACCGGGGACCTTCTTCGTCAGGAAATATCGGAAGAAACTGCTCTTGGTATGCAGGTAAAGGAAATTATTGCAGGAGGGAGCCTGGTTTCTGACGAGATTATGATTGAACTGATAGAGAAGAAAATAGTGCAGAGTGTCGACAGGGATGGAATTCTTTTCGATGGATTCCCCCGTACATTGGTTCAGGCTTATATCCTGGATGGATTATTACTGAAACTGAACACTCAGCTATCCTGTATGCTCAGCCTGGAAGTACCCAGGGAAGAGCTGATCCAGCGCTTGATGGAACGTGGGAAATCTTCCGGACGTTCAGATGATACGGAAGATGTCATCAAATTCAGATTGCAGGAATATGAAAATAAAACCTCTCCGGTTAAAGGGTATTACCAGGAAAGAAACCTGTATTTCCCCATCAATGGAGTAGGCCCCATCCCGGAAATCTCCGAACGACTTACCAAATCAATTGAACAGACACTTCAGAAAGAATGGTTTAACCTGATTCTTTCCGGCCCTCCAGGCTCTGGAAAGGGGACCCAGGGAAATATGCTTGCCAAGAAATTTAATCTCTACTATATCTCAACTGGTTCACTTCTCAGGAAAGAAGTTAAAGCAGACAGTGAAATCGGCAGAAAAGTAAAAGACATCATTGACCTCGGGGATCTTGTTCCTGATGAAATCGTGATCCAGCTGATTGAGAGAGAAATAAAAATGCATAACCATGTAAAGGGATTCATCTTTAAAGGCTTCCCGAGAACTGTTCTCCAGGCATATATTCTTGATGGATTGTTGAGAAGGATGAATATGAATGTATCTTGTGTAATTGAGCTCAGTGCCCCAACCCTTGAAATGATCAAGCGCCTCGACCGCAGGAGCCGTTCCGACAGGGCCAGGCCTTATGATTTGTCCACCGAACTTATCATTCACCGCCTGGAAGAGTACGAGTCGAAAACCACCAGGGTTATGGAGTTGTATCAACGACAGAACAAACACATGATCATGGATGCAATGGGTACCAATGAAGAAATTTTTGAACGATTAAGCTTATCTGTCGAGGCAAAAATGAAGAAAGCCCGTTAG
- a CDS encoding phosphoenolpyruvate synthase, with protein MRTSPLSLLSRKYYFDDTPFIKLMRKRIYHVLLIASNYDSFILESDGRIEEHIFNEYVSLNLRYPPQFIQVPSEDEAFSALARENIDLVICMLTLDELDTFGMAKKIKRIYPEIPIVVLTPFSREVSLKLNHEDLSVIDYVFSWLGNPDLLLAIIKLIEDKMNAEHDTSEVGVQVILLVEDSVRFYSSYLPNIYKIIFNQSNAFMTEGLNEHQQMLRRRGRPKILMATNYEEATALYDKYRHNLLGVISDISYKRAGKEDPEAGFKFLSHVRDKDEFVPFLLQSSDTHLKPKALEKGVGFLDKNSKTLSIELRNFMMEYFAFGDFVFIDPKTNKEIMRAPDLKALQQRIFEVPDFSLEYHIFRNHLSKWLYARALFPLAEFFKDVRPGDFPELEDIRRFIFDSIAGYRLNKGRGVIAQFNRENFDEYVSFTRIGEGSIGGKARGLAFLDSIIKKNRLFDSFPDVAISIPQTVVLCTDIFDEFMEDNDLYKIGLSNLPDAEILNYFVNARLPLRLHDELVAFIHVGNRPIAVRSSSLLEDSHYQPFAGVYSTYMVPQVPDDDRLMLELLSNAIKSVYASVFFHDSKAYMAATSNLIDEEKMAIVLQQVSGTQYGNRFYPSFSGVARSINFYPIAPEKAEDGIASIALGLGKYIVDGGVSLRFSPRYPKKILQLSTPEMALRETQKHFYALDLTPDSFYTSVDDGINLIKLKLDAAEENQAFRNMVSTYDFNSQMMREGIITEGKRVATFANILNHNSFPLAEILANCLEMGQSEIGKPIEIEFAVELNRPAGLPKVFNLLQVRPIVDSKETVDAHLEDITYNETILYSHEALGNGIITGLKDVVYVKPCGFDPARNPETALRVAALNEKFSAEKQFYVLVGPGRWGSSDPWLGIPVKWPQISAARVIVESGLENYRIDPSQGTHFFQNLTSFKVGYFTIHPYINDGFFDVEFLNKFPAIYEDELVRHVRFDEEILVMINARNNLGVVMKPGSGEKVDNLD; from the coding sequence ATGAGAACATCACCACTTTCACTTCTGTCCCGAAAATATTATTTTGATGACACCCCTTTCATCAAGTTGATGAGAAAGCGCATCTATCATGTGTTATTGATTGCCAGTAATTATGATTCTTTTATCCTTGAGAGTGATGGTAGGATAGAGGAGCATATTTTCAATGAATACGTATCACTGAACCTGCGATATCCTCCGCAGTTCATCCAGGTTCCCAGTGAAGATGAGGCCTTTTCTGCCCTTGCCCGCGAAAATATTGACCTTGTCATCTGTATGCTCACCCTGGATGAGTTGGATACTTTCGGAATGGCCAAAAAAATCAAGCGGATCTATCCTGAAATCCCCATCGTCGTGCTCACTCCATTCTCCCGTGAAGTCTCGCTGAAATTGAATCACGAGGATTTGAGCGTTATCGATTATGTATTCAGCTGGCTTGGAAACCCAGACCTGCTTTTGGCCATTATCAAGCTGATTGAGGATAAAATGAATGCAGAGCATGATACCTCAGAAGTGGGCGTTCAAGTCATATTGCTGGTAGAGGACTCAGTGCGTTTTTATTCGAGCTATCTGCCAAACATCTATAAAATTATTTTCAATCAATCAAATGCCTTCATGACAGAAGGCCTGAATGAGCATCAGCAGATGCTGAGAAGAAGGGGCCGCCCTAAAATCCTGATGGCTACCAACTATGAAGAAGCTACTGCATTATATGATAAATACAGGCATAACCTGCTTGGGGTCATTTCAGATATCAGCTATAAAAGAGCAGGCAAGGAAGATCCGGAGGCTGGGTTTAAGTTTTTGAGCCATGTAAGGGATAAAGATGAATTTGTTCCTTTCCTTTTGCAGTCATCTGATACACATCTTAAACCAAAAGCCCTGGAGAAAGGGGTGGGCTTCCTCGATAAAAACTCCAAGACTCTTTCCATTGAGTTGAGAAACTTTATGATGGAATATTTTGCTTTTGGTGATTTTGTATTCATTGACCCGAAAACAAATAAGGAGATTATGCGTGCTCCTGATCTCAAAGCTTTACAGCAACGCATTTTTGAAGTACCAGACTTTTCACTTGAATACCATATTTTTCGAAATCATCTTTCAAAATGGCTGTATGCCAGGGCTTTATTTCCATTGGCGGAGTTTTTTAAGGATGTCAGACCGGGAGATTTTCCTGAATTGGAAGATATCCGCAGGTTTATCTTTGATTCCATTGCAGGTTACAGGTTGAATAAGGGCAGGGGTGTGATCGCCCAGTTCAACAGGGAAAATTTTGATGAATATGTGAGTTTTACCAGGATTGGCGAAGGGTCTATCGGTGGGAAAGCACGTGGATTGGCATTCCTCGATTCCATTATTAAAAAGAACCGGCTTTTCGATAGTTTCCCTGATGTAGCTATCAGTATCCCTCAAACGGTGGTTCTTTGTACTGATATCTTCGATGAATTCATGGAAGATAATGACCTGTATAAAATTGGCTTGTCGAATCTTCCTGATGCTGAAATATTGAACTATTTTGTAAATGCCAGGTTGCCACTGCGACTGCATGATGAACTGGTGGCTTTTATTCATGTCGGGAACCGACCCATTGCCGTGAGATCGTCAAGTTTGCTAGAAGATAGCCATTACCAGCCTTTTGCCGGGGTTTATTCAACCTACATGGTGCCCCAGGTTCCGGATGATGACAGGTTGATGCTTGAATTATTGAGCAATGCCATCAAAAGTGTATATGCCTCGGTCTTTTTCCATGATAGCAAAGCTTATATGGCTGCAACCAGCAACCTGATTGATGAAGAGAAGATGGCAATTGTGCTGCAGCAGGTATCCGGGACTCAATACGGAAACCGGTTTTATCCTTCATTTTCAGGAGTGGCGCGCTCTATTAATTTCTACCCCATTGCCCCTGAAAAAGCAGAAGATGGTATTGCCAGTATTGCTCTTGGATTGGGGAAATATATTGTGGATGGAGGTGTTTCCCTGAGGTTTTCTCCTCGTTATCCAAAAAAAATATTACAACTTTCAACGCCTGAAATGGCTTTAAGGGAGACACAGAAACATTTCTATGCCCTTGATCTTACTCCTGATAGTTTCTACACATCTGTTGATGACGGGATCAACCTTATCAAGCTGAAACTGGATGCTGCTGAAGAGAACCAGGCCTTCCGGAATATGGTTTCTACTTATGATTTCAATAGCCAGATGATGCGTGAGGGAATTATTACTGAAGGAAAGAGGGTGGCTACTTTCGCCAATATCCTGAATCATAATTCATTTCCGCTTGCCGAAATCCTTGCTAATTGCCTTGAAATGGGACAGTCAGAGATTGGTAAGCCGATTGAAATTGAATTTGCTGTTGAGCTGAATCGTCCGGCCGGATTGCCAAAAGTGTTTAATCTTTTACAGGTCAGGCCTATCGTGGATAGTAAGGAAACAGTGGATGCTCACCTGGAAGATATTACCTATAATGAAACGATCCTCTATTCGCATGAGGCTCTGGGAAATGGTATTATCACTGGACTAAAGGATGTTGTATATGTCAAGCCCTGCGGTTTCGATCCTGCCCGGAATCCGGAAACCGCTTTGCGTGTGGCTGCTTTGAATGAGAAGTTCTCTGCTGAAAAACAGTTTTATGTACTGGTAGGTCCTGGGCGCTGGGGTTCCAGTGATCCCTGGTTAGGCATCCCGGTGAAATGGCCCCAGATATCTGCAGCCAGGGTAATTGTTGAATCAGGCCTTGAGAATTACCGCATCGACCCCAGCCAGGGAACCCATTTCTTTCAGAACCTGACCTCTTTTAAGGTGGGATATTTTACGATTCATCCCTATATCAATGACGGATTTTTTGATGTGGAATTCCTGAATAAATTTCCAGCCATCTATGAAGATGAGTTGGTCCGTCATGTAAGGTTTGACGAAGAAATCCTCGTAATGATCAATGCACGGAATAACCTGGGAGTGGTGATGAAACCGGGTTCGGGAGAAAAGGTGGATAACCTGGATTGA
- a CDS encoding alanine racemase has protein sequence MDSVKKPTLLINKNICLNNIQRMADHARMNQVSFRPHFKTHQSAEIGNWFRAAGVNAITVTSLQMATSFADEGWNDITIAFPVNLRELEEINRLAATVSLNVLVESAYSMAVLAGHMTNQAGFFIKIDTGYHRTGVDPNDSISIDAILDASRQNSLMVFKGFLTHTGQTYAAKDMAEIMKFQVEAGEMMLRLKQKYQPFYPEMICSTGDTPSCSLFDPYPGIDEIRPGNFVFYDLMQSELGSCSLTDIALALACPVVAVHPERAEAVIYGGAVHLSKESLNLKIGVLTYGLAVQLTQDGWETSGNLGYVSSLSQEHGIIRLEGGNKLRPGDLIAILPVHSCLCMDAMIHKPQGVMIIE, from the coding sequence ATGGATTCAGTAAAAAAACCAACCTTACTCATCAACAAGAATATCTGCCTGAATAATATTCAAAGAATGGCAGATCATGCCCGGATGAACCAGGTCAGCTTCCGGCCCCATTTTAAAACCCATCAATCGGCAGAAATCGGGAACTGGTTCAGAGCTGCAGGTGTGAATGCTATCACGGTAACTTCCCTGCAGATGGCCACCTCCTTTGCCGATGAAGGCTGGAATGATATCACTATTGCATTCCCTGTTAACCTGAGGGAATTAGAGGAAATCAACCGGTTGGCTGCTACTGTTTCCCTGAATGTACTCGTTGAATCTGCCTATTCGATGGCTGTTCTTGCCGGGCATATGACTAACCAGGCAGGTTTCTTCATTAAGATCGATACAGGGTATCACAGAACCGGTGTTGATCCGAATGACTCAATATCCATTGATGCCATACTGGATGCTTCCAGGCAGAACTCATTGATGGTATTTAAGGGATTTCTTACTCATACAGGACAAACCTATGCTGCGAAAGACATGGCGGAGATCATGAAATTCCAGGTAGAGGCCGGGGAAATGATGCTTCGTCTCAAGCAAAAGTACCAGCCTTTTTACCCGGAAATGATCTGCTCAACAGGCGATACCCCTTCCTGCAGTTTATTTGACCCATATCCGGGAATCGATGAAATCAGGCCGGGAAATTTTGTTTTTTATGACCTGATGCAGTCGGAACTTGGTTCATGCAGTCTGACGGATATTGCCCTTGCATTGGCCTGTCCTGTGGTAGCTGTGCACCCGGAAAGAGCAGAAGCAGTGATCTATGGAGGGGCCGTTCACCTGTCAAAAGAAAGCCTGAATCTAAAAATAGGAGTATTGACTTATGGACTGGCTGTTCAACTAACACAGGATGGATGGGAAACCTCAGGGAACTTGGGATATGTTTCTTCACTTTCACAGGAACATGGCATTATTCGTCTTGAGGGAGGAAATAAGTTACGGCCGGGAGATCTGATCGCTATACTTCCCGTTCACTCCTGTCTTTGTATGGACGCAATGATTCATAAACCGCAGGGTGTCATGATCATTGAATAA
- a CDS encoding radical SAM protein, with protein MANVLLTQRCVRSCPYCFAKKYMADSPFEETLSWPDLIYIADFLLASGENRISLLGGEPTLHPHFTEIILYLIERNFHINVFTSGVMTPERFEDASKHLSGIHPERLSFVCNVNNPAKSPAEEVKKVEQFLEVFGHLSNPGYNIYRPDFDMDFVFDYINRFGLKKFVRLGLAHPIPGKKNAFVAVDAMKKMVSRFMDYAPVFERFKVKPGLDCGFPLCVFTDDQIGKLFKITGGRLTFGCGPAVDIGPDVMIWSCFLFGIP; from the coding sequence ATGGCAAATGTATTGCTGACTCAACGGTGTGTCCGGTCTTGTCCATACTGTTTTGCGAAAAAATACATGGCTGATTCTCCCTTTGAGGAGACTTTGTCATGGCCTGACTTAATATACATTGCAGATTTCCTGCTTGCATCCGGTGAGAACAGAATATCCCTGTTAGGTGGAGAACCTACACTTCATCCTCATTTTACTGAGATTATCCTTTACCTGATCGAGAGAAATTTCCATATTAATGTCTTTACTTCAGGAGTAATGACCCCTGAACGATTCGAAGATGCCAGCAAACACCTTTCCGGCATTCATCCGGAACGGCTTTCTTTCGTTTGTAATGTGAATAACCCGGCTAAATCTCCTGCCGAAGAGGTGAAGAAAGTGGAACAATTCCTGGAAGTCTTCGGACATCTCAGTAACCCGGGATATAATATTTACCGGCCTGATTTTGATATGGACTTTGTGTTCGATTATATCAACCGCTTTGGCCTAAAGAAGTTTGTCCGGCTGGGTCTCGCACACCCTATCCCCGGTAAGAAAAATGCATTTGTTGCAGTGGATGCCATGAAAAAAATGGTGAGCAGGTTCATGGATTATGCGCCGGTTTTTGAGCGATTTAAAGTGAAACCGGGCCTTGACTGTGGATTCCCTCTTTGTGTATTTACCGATGATCAAATAGGTAAACTGTTCAAAATTACCGGTGGAAGGTTGACCTTTGGTTGCGGGCCGGCAGTGGATATTGGACCCGATGTGATGATCTGGTCCTGCTTCCTCTTCGGAATACCATAA
- a CDS encoding SPASM domain-containing protein, translated as MDSGNCAYSHVYIGPEGETSQCGRAGDWEINSYGNIKDRPLLDIFKDPQREEFINRTAYLKDADCKGCRFWELCHGGCPLDAYHKHREFMHKTMWCEAKEVFLEKYFEPVTGMKFNMEA; from the coding sequence GTGGACTCGGGGAATTGTGCTTATTCACATGTTTATATCGGTCCTGAAGGGGAAACCTCTCAATGTGGAAGAGCCGGTGATTGGGAAATCAACAGTTATGGAAATATAAAGGATCGTCCGCTGTTAGATATATTCAAAGATCCACAACGGGAAGAGTTTATCAATCGCACTGCTTATCTTAAAGATGCAGATTGCAAAGGCTGCCGTTTCTGGGAATTATGCCATGGCGGTTGTCCTTTGGATGCTTACCATAAACACAGGGAATTTATGCACAAGACAATGTGGTGTGAAGCCAAGGAAGTGTTCCTTGAAAAATACTTTGAACCTGTCACAGGGATGAAATTCAATATGGAGGCATAA
- the obgE gene encoding GTPase ObgE, with protein MASSNFVDYIKIFVRSGKGGSGSAHFHRSKINPRGGPDGGDGGRGGHIIVRGNSQLWTLLHLRYTRHLYAGDGVSGSSALKTGAQGRDQVIEVPLGTLVKDEETGDVICEVTANGEEHIVLPGGRGGLGNDHFKTPTHQAPKYAQPGEPGIEGYRIFELKILADVGLVGFPNAGKSTLLSVLSAAKPEIADYPFTTLRPNLGIVSYRDDRSFVMADIPGIIEGAHEGRGLGLRFLRHIERNSVLLFMVPADAKEITKEYRILLNELKQYNPELLDKGRVLAITKSDLLDEEMLSMMKKSLPRIPHVFISSHTQQGLVQLKDLLWKQLMG; from the coding sequence ATGGCCTCATCCAATTTTGTTGACTATATCAAGATATTTGTCCGTTCCGGTAAGGGTGGCTCTGGTTCTGCTCATTTCCACAGGAGCAAAATCAACCCCAGGGGCGGACCGGACGGAGGAGATGGAGGCCGGGGTGGCCATATTATTGTTAGAGGAAACTCTCAACTATGGACCTTGCTTCACCTTAGATATACCAGGCACCTTTATGCAGGCGACGGGGTTTCCGGCTCATCTGCCCTTAAAACAGGTGCTCAGGGCCGCGATCAGGTTATTGAGGTACCGCTTGGAACCCTTGTAAAGGATGAAGAAACAGGGGACGTAATCTGCGAAGTTACTGCTAATGGTGAAGAACATATTGTATTGCCCGGAGGAAGAGGGGGTTTAGGTAATGACCATTTCAAAACACCTACCCACCAGGCTCCAAAATATGCTCAACCCGGTGAACCCGGAATTGAAGGTTACAGGATATTTGAACTTAAAATTTTAGCAGATGTAGGACTTGTCGGATTTCCAAATGCAGGAAAATCAACCTTGCTGTCTGTTCTCTCTGCTGCAAAACCGGAAATTGCCGATTACCCTTTTACTACTCTCAGGCCAAACCTCGGAATCGTATCCTACCGCGACGACCGTTCCTTTGTAATGGCCGACATTCCGGGAATTATTGAAGGGGCCCATGAAGGCCGCGGATTGGGACTTCGCTTTCTGCGGCATATCGAAAGGAACTCAGTACTTCTTTTCATGGTTCCTGCCGATGCCAAAGAGATCACCAAAGAATACCGGATACTGCTGAATGAATTGAAACAGTATAATCCCGAACTTCTTGACAAGGGGAGAGTGCTGGCCATTACAAAATCGGATCTCCTTGATGAAGAGATGCTCTCAATGATGAAGAAGAGTTTGCCAAGAATTCCGCATGTCTTTATCTCTTCTCACACCCAACAAGGGCTGGTGCAATTAAAAGATCTGCTCTGGAAGCAACTGATGGGATAA
- the hpt gene encoding hypoxanthine phosphoribosyltransferase, translating to MTKNWVLKDKSFTKYIEAADIQKAIKSLASRINHDMEGKTPVFIVVLNGAFIFASDLIKNITIDCEIAFVKLSSYQGVQSTGTVKEVIGLDIDLKGRHVIVIEDIVDTGLTLNKFLQQLAIMEPADVRIASCLLKPEAFKMSFPVDYLCFSIPNEFVVGYGLDYDGLGRNSSDIYKIQSS from the coding sequence ATGACTAAAAACTGGGTACTAAAAGATAAATCTTTCACAAAATATATTGAAGCCGCCGACATACAGAAGGCGATAAAATCACTTGCTTCCCGCATCAATCATGACATGGAGGGGAAAACTCCTGTTTTTATCGTTGTTCTGAACGGAGCTTTTATTTTTGCTTCCGACCTGATCAAGAACATCACCATTGATTGTGAGATTGCATTCGTCAAACTCTCCTCCTATCAAGGGGTACAGAGTACAGGAACAGTTAAGGAAGTGATCGGTTTGGATATCGACTTAAAAGGACGGCATGTGATTGTAATTGAGGATATTGTTGATACCGGTCTTACCCTTAATAAATTCCTGCAGCAACTGGCCATCATGGAACCAGCTGATGTTCGGATTGCATCATGCCTTCTGAAACCCGAAGCATTCAAAATGTCATTCCCGGTTGATTACCTGTGTTTTAGTATCCCTAATGAGTTCGTTGTGGGATATGGACTTGATTATGATGGCTTAGGCCGGAATTCATCTGACATTTATAAGATTCAATCTTCCTAA
- a CDS encoding insulinase family protein, which produces MINDPYRIHRFGNGIRLVHRQINGPVAHFGVIVNAGSRDETPDEQGLAHFIEHMIFKGTLKRNSFQVINSLENVGADMNAFTTKEETCVYASFLSQHTSRTVEVLSDILFNSTFPDEEMKKERSVIIDEINSYKDNPSEWIHDEFDEILFPGHPLGMNILGTPAKLKKYTRTDLVSFIGRTYATDRMVLSFVGNVPFSKILKLTEKYFGSMAERSFSSSRQSPGQYLRSHTTRKFGRHQAHLILGNRAYDYLHPHRIQMALLNNMLGGPSMNSILNLALREKHGIAYNLESNYQPLSDTGLFSIYLGTDEKMIEKAIELVEKELKLLRTKQLGTNRMKIAREQLKGQLAISMESMQNEMITAGKSLLVYNKIDTLEEIIRKLDAVQPVQLMEVANKVFDPDSMSLLVFNHQ; this is translated from the coding sequence ATGATAAATGACCCTTACAGGATTCACAGGTTTGGGAATGGTATACGACTGGTTCACAGGCAAATCAATGGACCGGTTGCCCATTTCGGTGTGATAGTGAATGCAGGTTCACGGGATGAAACCCCGGATGAGCAGGGATTAGCTCATTTTATTGAGCATATGATATTTAAAGGGACCCTGAAGAGAAATTCCTTCCAGGTGATTAATAGCCTGGAAAATGTCGGGGCCGATATGAATGCCTTCACAACCAAGGAAGAAACCTGTGTGTATGCTTCCTTTCTTTCTCAGCATACTTCACGGACCGTAGAGGTGTTATCTGATATCCTTTTCAATTCAACCTTCCCCGATGAAGAGATGAAGAAGGAAAGATCTGTGATTATTGATGAAATCAACAGCTACAAGGATAATCCATCGGAATGGATCCATGATGAATTTGATGAAATTCTGTTCCCCGGGCATCCGCTGGGTATGAATATTCTTGGAACACCGGCAAAACTTAAAAAATATACAAGAACTGACCTGGTTAGTTTTATAGGGAGAACTTATGCTACTGACAGGATGGTATTGAGTTTCGTTGGAAATGTACCCTTCTCAAAGATCCTGAAATTAACCGAAAAGTACTTCGGATCTATGGCTGAACGTTCATTTAGCAGTAGCAGGCAAAGTCCCGGACAATACCTCAGGAGTCACACAACAAGGAAATTCGGCCGTCACCAGGCGCATCTTATATTAGGGAACAGGGCTTATGATTACCTGCATCCTCATCGTATCCAGATGGCCTTACTGAATAATATGCTGGGAGGTCCCTCCATGAATTCAATCCTGAACCTGGCTTTACGCGAGAAACATGGTATTGCCTATAACCTGGAATCCAACTATCAGCCACTCTCTGATACCGGTTTGTTTAGTATCTATCTAGGCACAGATGAAAAAATGATCGAAAAGGCTATTGAGCTGGTGGAAAAGGAACTAAAACTGCTGCGTACAAAACAGCTGGGAACAAACAGGATGAAGATTGCCCGGGAGCAGTTGAAAGGTCAGCTGGCGATTTCAATGGAGTCCATGCAGAATGAAATGATTACAGCAGGAAAGAGTTTATTGGTCTATAATAAAATTGATACCCTGGAAGAGATCATCCGAAAACTTGATGCAGTCCAGCCTGTTCAGCTGATGGAAGTAGCCAATAAGGTTTTTGATCCGGATAGCATGAGTCTCCTGGTTTTTAACCACCAGTGA